A region from the Saccharomonospora azurea NA-128 genome encodes:
- a CDS encoding AraC family transcriptional regulator — translation MVGWDFRRSVASVALLAAFAAERGVPAEAVLSGTGLDTATVRDPHAQVEARQELAVVRNLLAHCGGGPTELGSAVGRRYHATVYGIWGFAVTSSRTVGDAIRLALRYVQLTYVFCVPELRLVGDLVALHCRADTVPADVRSFLLARDMAAITTLMEDLLGVRADPHPRRDTITLPRDLLDRPMPQANDHTAAMCEEQCRALLAERSTRGGVARTVRDRLLAVDGLAHGMAAVAADLGMTTRTLRRRLAAEGTGFRALVDEVRQTLAEELLATRSLSVEQVAERLGYGDAAAFVRAFTRWTGVTPGRYARSGRVRRGCPASAAGGFSGGA, via the coding sequence ATGGTCGGCTGGGACTTCCGGCGGAGCGTCGCGAGCGTCGCGTTGCTTGCGGCCTTCGCCGCGGAACGGGGCGTGCCTGCCGAGGCCGTACTGAGCGGAACCGGGCTCGACACCGCCACAGTGCGCGACCCACACGCACAGGTGGAGGCGCGGCAGGAACTCGCCGTCGTGCGCAACCTCCTCGCCCACTGCGGTGGCGGGCCGACCGAGCTCGGTAGCGCCGTGGGCCGCCGCTACCACGCCACCGTCTACGGGATCTGGGGGTTCGCGGTCACCAGCAGCCGTACCGTCGGCGATGCGATCCGGCTCGCCCTGCGCTACGTCCAGCTGACCTACGTGTTCTGCGTTCCCGAACTGCGTCTCGTGGGCGATCTCGTGGCGCTTCACTGCCGCGCCGACACCGTGCCCGCCGACGTCCGTTCCTTCCTGCTCGCCCGCGACATGGCCGCGATCACGACCCTGATGGAGGACCTGCTCGGAGTCCGTGCCGATCCGCACCCGCGGCGTGACACCATCACCCTGCCCCGGGACCTGCTGGACCGGCCGATGCCCCAGGCGAACGACCACACCGCGGCGATGTGCGAGGAGCAGTGCCGGGCCCTGCTCGCCGAACGCAGCACACGCGGCGGCGTGGCGAGAACGGTGCGCGACCGGCTGCTCGCCGTCGACGGGCTCGCCCACGGAATGGCGGCGGTGGCCGCGGATCTCGGCATGACCACGAGGACACTCCGCCGTCGCCTCGCCGCCGAGGGGACCGGATTCCGCGCCCTGGTCGACGAGGTGCGGCAGACCCTCGCCGAGGAACTCCTGGCCACCCGATCGCTGTCGGTCGAGCAGGTGGCCGAGCGCCTCGGCTACGGCGACGCGGCCGCGTTCGTCCGCGCGTTCACGCGCTGGACCGGCGTCACGCCCGGCCGCTACGCCCGCTCCGGCCGGGTGCGGAGGGGCTGCCCCGCATCAGCGGCGGGAGGGTTTTCGGGCGGAGCTTGA
- a CDS encoding antibiotic biosynthesis monooxygenase family protein, with protein sequence MTADGITLIDAWELPEDRIDEFVARWRERVGLIHTAPGFRTARLHRRLSREARLGLVNVAHWDSVEDRDRALSHPGFTASAATATGYATVHGGWYHVAAESRPAAIGSGEGPGITVVEAIELPAERIDDTVSRWLDRAELMSGAPGCRDNRLYRAVDPDIRFPLVGIARWDSPEAWDAANNDPRLRQRLSTVPDIAPFRVVAEF encoded by the coding sequence GTGACTGCTGACGGAATCACCCTGATCGATGCGTGGGAACTGCCCGAAGACCGCATCGACGAATTCGTCGCGCGCTGGCGGGAGCGCGTGGGGCTCATCCACACCGCTCCCGGTTTCCGGACCGCGCGACTGCATCGACGGCTGTCCCGTGAGGCCCGGCTCGGGCTGGTCAACGTGGCGCACTGGGACAGCGTCGAAGACCGGGACAGGGCGCTGTCCCATCCCGGCTTCACCGCCTCGGCGGCCACGGCGACCGGTTATGCCACCGTGCACGGCGGCTGGTACCACGTGGCGGCCGAGAGCCGCCCGGCGGCGATCGGTTCCGGTGAGGGCCCGGGAATCACCGTCGTCGAGGCCATCGAGCTGCCCGCCGAGCGGATCGACGACACGGTGTCGCGTTGGCTCGACCGCGCGGAGCTGATGAGCGGCGCCCCCGGTTGCCGGGACAACCGGCTGTACCGTGCCGTGGACCCGGACATCCGTTTCCCGTTGGTCGGCATCGCCCGATGGGACAGCCCCGAGGCGTGGGACGCCGCGAACAACGACCCCCGGTTACGGCAACGCCTGTCCACCGTTCCCGACATCGCACCCTTCCGGGTCGTCGCCGAGTTCTGA
- the lysX gene encoding bifunctional lysylphosphatidylglycerol synthetase/lysine--tRNA ligase LysX, whose amino-acid sequence MSDALDDFHEDLPEQMRIRRAKLDRLRDAGVEPYPVGFPVTTTIADVRARHTDLEPDHHTGERVSIAGRVMLYRTGGKLCFATIKDPSAQIQIMLSLDKVGAEALDSWKSDVDLGDHVGVTGEVITSKRGELSVLVDEWTMTAKALRPLPEKHKGLTDPEARVRQRYVDLIVNDEARDMVRKRAATVQALRQGLLDLGFLEVETPMLHQVHGGATARPFTTHINAYDLDLYLRIAPELFLKRLIVGDLDAVFEINRSFRNEGADSTHNPEFTMLEWYRSYGDYRDGERITQDLVRRAAEAVFGDQIVRNPRYGDIDLSGDWPRITLYGSVSEALDAEITPRTPIEVLRKHADKREISWDPAWGPGKFVEHLFEELVERTLIQPTFVCDFPVETSPLTRQHRDDPLLTEKWDLIGFGMELGTCFSELTDPVEQRRRLTEQSLMAAGGDPEAMQLDEDFLRALEYGMPPTVGAGMGIDRLLMAFTGKGIRETILFPMVKPV is encoded by the coding sequence GTGAGTGACGCGCTGGACGACTTCCACGAGGACCTACCCGAGCAGATGCGCATTCGGCGAGCCAAGCTGGACCGATTGCGTGACGCGGGAGTGGAGCCCTACCCCGTCGGTTTTCCCGTGACCACCACGATCGCGGACGTCCGCGCCAGGCACACCGACCTGGAGCCCGACCACCACACGGGTGAGCGCGTCTCGATCGCCGGCCGCGTGATGCTGTACCGCACGGGCGGCAAGCTGTGCTTCGCCACGATCAAGGATCCCTCCGCGCAGATCCAGATCATGCTCTCGCTCGACAAGGTGGGCGCCGAGGCGCTCGACTCGTGGAAGAGCGACGTCGACCTCGGTGACCACGTCGGGGTCACCGGCGAGGTCATCACGTCGAAGCGCGGCGAGCTGTCGGTGCTCGTGGACGAGTGGACCATGACGGCGAAGGCGTTGCGTCCGCTGCCGGAGAAGCACAAGGGCCTGACCGACCCCGAGGCCCGCGTGCGGCAGCGCTACGTCGACCTGATCGTCAACGACGAGGCCCGCGACATGGTGCGCAAGCGTGCCGCCACCGTGCAGGCGCTCCGGCAGGGCCTGCTGGACCTCGGTTTCCTCGAGGTCGAGACGCCGATGCTGCACCAGGTGCACGGCGGGGCCACGGCTCGCCCGTTCACCACCCACATCAACGCCTACGACCTCGACCTGTACCTGCGCATCGCGCCGGAGCTGTTCCTCAAGCGGCTCATCGTCGGCGATCTCGACGCCGTCTTCGAGATCAACCGGTCGTTCCGCAACGAGGGCGCGGACTCCACCCACAATCCCGAGTTCACGATGCTGGAGTGGTACCGCTCGTACGGCGACTACCGCGACGGCGAGCGGATCACGCAGGACCTCGTGCGCCGGGCGGCCGAGGCGGTGTTCGGCGACCAGATCGTGCGCAACCCCCGCTACGGCGACATCGACCTCAGCGGCGACTGGCCGCGCATCACCCTGTACGGCTCGGTGTCGGAGGCGCTCGACGCCGAGATCACCCCGCGCACGCCGATCGAGGTGCTGCGCAAGCATGCCGACAAGCGCGAGATCAGCTGGGACCCGGCGTGGGGTCCCGGCAAGTTCGTGGAGCACCTGTTCGAGGAGCTCGTCGAGCGCACCCTGATCCAGCCCACGTTCGTCTGCGACTTCCCGGTGGAGACCAGCCCGCTCACCCGCCAGCACCGGGACGACCCGTTGCTGACCGAGAAGTGGGACCTGATCGGGTTCGGCATGGAGCTCGGCACGTGCTTCTCCGAGCTCACCGATCCCGTGGAGCAGCGCAGGCGGCTCACCGAGCAGTCGCTGATGGCCGCGGGCGGCGACCCGGAGGCGATGCAGCTCGACGAGGACTTCCTGCGGGCGCTGGAGTACGGCATGCCGCCCACCGTCGGTGCCGGCATGGGCATCGACCGGCTCCTCATGGCCTTCACCGGCAAGGGCATCCGGGAGACCATCCTCTTCCCGATGGTCAAGCCCGTCTGA
- a CDS encoding TrkH family potassium uptake protein, giving the protein MVRQARRPLRASSGLRYPARVVAVSFAAAVAVGTVLLMLPVSVEPGESPDLVTAVFTATSAVCVTGLIVVDTSGHWSTFGEVVIIGLVQLGGLGIMTVASLLGLLITRRLGLRMRLTAQTETKALDLGDVRRVVTGVALVSLAFEAVIATVLTIRFVTGYDYRFGSALYYGVFHAVSALNNAGFSLFPDSLMGFVTDAWICVPIAVAVIAGGLGFPVWIEVWRHARGSRRRWSLHVKLTVLTTAVLLVLGVVAITAAEWTNPDTLGRLGLEGRLLAGFFHGVMPRTAGFNSLDVGEFEPGTLVVNDILMFIGGGSASTAGGIKVTTFALLAFVVLAEVRAHPTVHVLGRKVPSMAQRQALAVVLLSAGAVVVATLTLLALTPFSLDATLFEVVSAFSTAGLSTGITPELPAAGQLVLTVLMFLGRIGPITLASALALRERTRRYELPEERPIVG; this is encoded by the coding sequence GTGGTTCGGCAGGCGCGCAGGCCGCTGCGTGCGTCCTCGGGGCTCCGGTATCCGGCCAGGGTGGTCGCGGTCTCGTTCGCGGCGGCCGTGGCGGTGGGCACGGTGTTGCTGATGCTTCCGGTGTCGGTCGAGCCGGGGGAGTCGCCCGACCTGGTGACGGCCGTCTTCACGGCCACGTCCGCGGTGTGCGTGACGGGATTGATCGTCGTGGACACGTCCGGCCACTGGTCCACGTTCGGCGAGGTTGTGATCATCGGGCTCGTCCAGCTGGGTGGGCTCGGGATCATGACGGTGGCCTCGCTGCTCGGCCTGCTGATCACCCGGCGTCTCGGCCTGCGGATGCGGCTGACCGCGCAGACCGAGACGAAAGCGCTCGACCTCGGCGACGTGCGCCGAGTGGTCACCGGGGTGGCCCTGGTGAGCCTGGCGTTCGAGGCGGTCATCGCGACCGTGCTCACCATCCGGTTCGTCACCGGTTACGACTACCGGTTCGGCTCCGCGCTCTACTACGGCGTCTTCCACGCGGTGTCGGCGCTCAACAACGCCGGTTTCTCGCTCTTTCCGGACAGTCTCATGGGTTTCGTCACCGACGCGTGGATCTGCGTCCCGATCGCGGTGGCCGTCATCGCGGGCGGGCTCGGGTTCCCCGTGTGGATCGAGGTCTGGCGGCACGCCCGCGGCTCGCGACGGCGCTGGTCGTTGCACGTCAAGCTGACGGTGCTGACCACTGCCGTGTTGCTGGTGTTGGGCGTGGTGGCAATCACGGCCGCCGAGTGGACCAATCCCGACACGCTCGGCCGCCTCGGCCTGGAAGGACGGCTGCTGGCCGGCTTCTTCCACGGCGTGATGCCGAGGACCGCCGGATTCAACTCGCTCGACGTGGGCGAGTTCGAGCCGGGGACACTCGTCGTCAACGACATCCTGATGTTCATCGGCGGTGGCAGCGCGAGTACGGCCGGAGGCATCAAGGTCACCACGTTCGCGCTGCTGGCGTTCGTGGTCCTCGCTGAGGTGCGGGCCCACCCCACGGTGCACGTGCTGGGGCGCAAGGTCCCGTCCATGGCGCAACGGCAGGCGTTGGCGGTGGTGTTGCTCAGCGCGGGAGCCGTGGTGGTCGCCACGCTCACGCTGCTCGCGCTGACCCCGTTCTCTCTCGACGCGACGCTGTTCGAGGTGGTGTCCGCCTTCTCCACCGCCGGACTGTCCACTGGCATCACCCCGGAACTGCCCGCCGCCGGGCAGCTCGTGCTCACGGTGTTGATGTTCCTCGGACGCATCGGTCCCATCACGCTCGCGTCGGCGCTGGCGCTGCGCGAGCGGACTCGCAGATACGAACTCCCGGAAGAGAGGCCGATCGTTGGCTGA
- a CDS encoding potassium channel family protein: MADTKDDRRVVVIGLGRFGGSLAIELTRLGCEVLGLDHNPKRVQHFADELTHAAVVDSTDADALAQLDVPTFRRAVVGIGSDIEASILTTSLLSEFGTEHIWAKAVSRQHGRILERVGAHRVVLPEYDMGERVAHLVTGRMLDYIEFDDDYAIVKTTPPVQAVGKPLGETKLRVRYGVTVVGIKRPGTAFTYATPETVVQAEDVLAVAGRRDDVERFAEID, encoded by the coding sequence TTGGCTGACACGAAGGACGACCGTCGGGTGGTGGTGATCGGGCTTGGCAGGTTCGGAGGCTCACTCGCGATCGAACTCACGCGGTTGGGCTGTGAGGTGCTGGGGCTCGACCACAATCCCAAGCGGGTGCAGCACTTCGCCGACGAGCTCACCCATGCCGCCGTGGTCGACAGCACCGACGCCGACGCACTGGCCCAACTCGACGTGCCCACGTTCCGCCGCGCCGTGGTGGGCATCGGCAGCGACATCGAGGCGAGCATCCTCACCACCTCGCTGCTGTCGGAGTTCGGCACCGAACACATCTGGGCCAAGGCGGTGAGCCGCCAGCACGGGCGCATTCTCGAACGGGTCGGTGCGCACCGGGTGGTCCTCCCCGAGTACGACATGGGTGAGCGGGTGGCACACCTCGTGACCGGTCGGATGCTCGACTACATCGAATTCGACGACGACTACGCGATCGTGAAGACCACACCGCCGGTCCAGGCCGTCGGGAAGCCGCTCGGCGAGACGAAGCTGCGGGTGCGCTACGGCGTGACCGTGGTCGGGATCAAGCGGCCGGGCACCGCCTTCACCTACGCCACGCCGGAGACCGTCGTCCAGGCGGAGGACGTGCTCGCGGTGGCGGGTCGGCGCGACGACGTGGAGCGATTCGCCGAGATCGACTGA
- a CDS encoding BTAD domain-containing putative transcriptional regulator: MATTTPEPPPRAPESAARRLTAGELDVLRAVGRGLNDSEIAGELGVSGAAVRRDVARLRTRLGLRDRCALIVFAFDHAIVSPCRPDSPARTGVSSPSTTRLRPRLRISALGPLRAWSGGRPVNLGPMRQQAVLAALALRPDVAVSRQELLNDGWGPEAPEGNVVQVYVYRLRKCLRPDGVGEPVICRDRFGYRFVGQSAVLDVTRLDELTAEADTAWRAGGLPAAVETHRRALDLFDGEPLAGLPGPFAEMERLRLTERRLALATRRAEGLLRLRRHAQALDELWDSSVTHPHSETVAALLMRALYETGRRADALSVFARLRELLIDDLGVEPGEPLRRLRRSVLRDEPERDAQDGMTNLALRSA, from the coding sequence ATGGCGACCACAACCCCGGAGCCGCCTCCGCGCGCCCCGGAGTCCGCCGCACGGCGCCTCACCGCCGGGGAACTCGACGTGCTGCGCGCGGTCGGGCGTGGTCTGAACGACTCGGAGATCGCGGGAGAGCTCGGCGTGTCCGGCGCCGCCGTGCGGCGGGACGTCGCCCGGCTCCGGACCCGGCTGGGGCTGCGTGACCGGTGCGCGCTCATCGTCTTCGCGTTCGACCACGCCATCGTCTCTCCCTGCCGACCGGACTCGCCGGCACGGACCGGTGTCTCCTCACCGTCCACGACCCGGCTCCGGCCGCGGTTGCGGATCTCGGCGCTGGGCCCGCTGCGGGCGTGGTCGGGCGGCAGGCCCGTGAACCTGGGTCCGATGCGGCAACAGGCGGTGCTCGCCGCGCTCGCCCTGCGCCCGGACGTGGCGGTGAGCAGGCAGGAGCTGCTGAACGACGGGTGGGGGCCGGAGGCTCCGGAGGGCAACGTGGTGCAGGTCTACGTGTACCGCCTGCGCAAGTGCCTGCGTCCCGACGGCGTCGGCGAGCCCGTCATCTGCCGCGACCGGTTCGGGTACCGCTTCGTCGGGCAGAGCGCGGTGCTCGACGTGACCCGCCTCGACGAACTCACCGCCGAGGCCGACACCGCGTGGCGGGCGGGTGGTCTCCCCGCCGCGGTCGAGACCCACCGGCGAGCCCTGGACCTGTTCGACGGTGAACCGCTGGCCGGACTGCCCGGCCCGTTCGCCGAGATGGAACGTCTCCGCCTGACCGAGCGCAGGCTCGCCCTGGCCACCCGCCGGGCCGAGGGCCTGCTCCGGTTGCGCAGGCACGCGCAGGCCCTCGACGAGCTGTGGGACTCCTCGGTGACGCACCCGCACAGCGAAACCGTGGCCGCCCTGCTGATGCGCGCCCTGTACGAGACCGGTCGCCGCGCCGACGCCCTGTCGGTGTTCGCCCGGCTGCGCGAACTCCTGATCGACGACCTGGGAGTGGAACCGGGCGAGCCCCTCCGGCGCCTGCGCCGCTCCGTCCTACGCGACGAGCCCGAGCGCGACGCGCAGGACGGCATGACCAACCTCGCGCTGCGCTCGGCGTAG
- a CDS encoding helix-turn-helix domain-containing protein encodes MTSEFGAQLRRRRREAGLTQDQLAERSGVGVRTIRGFETGERAAPRMATVRLLAEALELSPAERDALVSAAVGTTASGEPSPDPTPEPQPGLRSEVVESVAISSDGSGVGTAVGTGPHSAPESPRFPESLLDAAEQLAQEARSRWQREEEQRQVHDPFPLPVRWRSARDDVADHDENVYNLGLGQDEPMPRARELSGSLADVGAAYRALPSGRLVVLGRAGSGKTVLTLRFALGLLKGRQRTDPVPVIVGLGSWNPADVSLRDWLAGQLERDYPGLAATSYGSTSLAAALVEAGLVLPVLDGFDEIADGLRQSALRELNGTMVPFLLTSRPAEYVAAVDALDVLTSAAVIELCDLTVSDLARYLPRTARKTRSGTRSTTVWDSVLAELADNPDSRACANLATVLANPLMVGLARAVYSDQPGRDPGELLDGRRFPTADALESHLFDNFVPTAYQDRPGSARSRWDVRRVPYWLGYLARHLDRLGTRDLAWWQLGDTIGKSMRMLVVGVLTGTIIGLVQWLGYTLLRAVLRGGDAAFDIMFGLALLDMLHVGLASGLAFALVHGLVLVFGTALEPARSRIGFRRGEVNVPRTFAARFRIGLLGGVVFGLLSGLIWGAVSWLLSGEPDMWIPNLINGVVFAIVFGPSAGLAYGIVGMFQTSLDIRSISRPGDLLGLNRMTVLTQLGMFAPLFGLIVGLGSAPVVDLLQHVFGRMLFGPTDALLWGGVGMVGGGLGYVLCMTAWGQWVVFARFWLPLTGRLPWAVAAFLDDAYRRGVLRQAGAVYQFRHARLHDHLARVFEERDNA; translated from the coding sequence GTGACCAGCGAGTTCGGCGCACAGCTTCGACGGCGACGGCGTGAGGCGGGATTGACCCAGGACCAGTTGGCGGAACGTTCGGGGGTGGGGGTTCGCACCATCCGGGGCTTCGAGACCGGGGAGCGTGCCGCGCCGAGGATGGCGACGGTCAGGTTGCTGGCCGAGGCGTTGGAGCTGTCTCCGGCCGAGCGCGACGCCCTGGTGTCCGCGGCCGTCGGCACCACCGCGTCCGGCGAGCCGTCCCCGGATCCGACCCCGGAGCCGCAGCCCGGGCTGCGCTCCGAGGTCGTCGAGAGCGTCGCGATCTCCTCCGACGGCTCCGGGGTCGGGACGGCGGTGGGAACCGGGCCCCATTCCGCGCCGGAGAGCCCGCGCTTTCCCGAGTCGCTGCTCGACGCCGCGGAACAACTGGCCCAGGAGGCGCGCAGCCGGTGGCAGCGGGAGGAAGAGCAGCGGCAGGTGCACGATCCGTTCCCTCTTCCCGTGCGGTGGCGGTCGGCCCGGGACGACGTGGCCGATCACGACGAGAACGTCTACAACCTCGGTCTCGGTCAGGACGAGCCGATGCCGCGCGCGCGGGAGTTGAGCGGGAGCCTCGCCGACGTCGGGGCCGCCTACCGAGCACTGCCGTCGGGGCGTCTGGTGGTGCTCGGGCGCGCGGGCTCGGGCAAGACGGTCCTGACGTTGCGCTTCGCGCTGGGGCTGCTGAAGGGACGGCAGCGCACCGATCCGGTGCCCGTGATCGTCGGGCTCGGTTCGTGGAACCCCGCCGACGTGTCGTTGCGCGACTGGCTGGCGGGTCAGTTGGAACGGGACTATCCCGGGCTGGCCGCGACCTCGTACGGCAGCACGTCGCTCGCCGCCGCGCTGGTGGAAGCCGGTCTGGTGCTGCCCGTGCTCGACGGCTTCGACGAGATCGCCGACGGTCTGCGCCAGTCGGCTCTGCGCGAGCTGAACGGCACGATGGTGCCCTTCCTGCTCACCAGCCGCCCGGCCGAGTACGTGGCCGCCGTCGACGCCCTCGACGTGCTCACGTCGGCCGCCGTCATCGAACTGTGCGACCTCACCGTCTCCGACCTGGCGCGGTACCTGCCCCGCACCGCGCGCAAGACGCGCTCGGGGACCCGGTCGACGACGGTGTGGGACTCCGTGCTGGCCGAGCTGGCCGACAACCCGGACAGCCGGGCCTGTGCGAACCTCGCCACCGTCCTCGCCAACCCGTTGATGGTCGGGCTCGCCAGGGCCGTCTACAGCGACCAGCCCGGGCGAGACCCGGGCGAGCTGCTCGACGGCCGGCGTTTCCCGACGGCCGATGCCCTGGAGTCGCACCTCTTCGACAACTTCGTTCCCACCGCATACCAGGACCGCCCGGGCTCGGCCCGCAGTCGCTGGGACGTCAGGCGGGTCCCCTACTGGCTCGGTTATCTCGCCCGCCATCTGGACCGCCTCGGCACGCGCGATCTCGCCTGGTGGCAGTTGGGTGACACGATCGGCAAGTCGATGCGGATGCTCGTCGTCGGCGTGCTGACCGGAACGATCATCGGCCTCGTGCAGTGGCTCGGATACACCCTGCTCCGCGCCGTGCTCCGGGGCGGAGATGCGGCGTTCGACATCATGTTCGGGCTGGCGCTGCTCGACATGCTGCACGTCGGGCTCGCCTCCGGACTCGCGTTCGCCCTCGTACACGGGCTCGTGCTGGTCTTCGGCACGGCGTTGGAACCGGCGCGGTCGCGCATCGGGTTCCGGCGAGGCGAGGTGAACGTGCCACGCACGTTCGCGGCGCGTTTTCGGATCGGCCTCCTCGGCGGCGTCGTGTTCGGCCTGCTGAGCGGGCTCATCTGGGGCGCCGTGTCGTGGCTGCTCTCCGGGGAGCCCGACATGTGGATCCCCAATCTCATCAACGGTGTGGTGTTCGCGATCGTGTTCGGGCCGTCGGCCGGGCTGGCGTACGGCATCGTGGGCATGTTCCAGACGTCGCTGGACATCCGGTCGATCAGCAGGCCGGGCGACCTGCTGGGATTGAACCGGATGACCGTGCTCACCCAGCTCGGTATGTTCGCGCCGTTGTTCGGTCTCATCGTCGGACTGGGGAGCGCGCCGGTGGTGGACCTCCTGCAGCACGTGTTCGGTCGGATGCTGTTCGGGCCGACCGACGCACTGTTGTGGGGCGGCGTCGGCATGGTGGGCGGAGGGCTCGGCTATGTGCTGTGCATGACGGCCTGGGGGCAGTGGGTCGTCTTCGCGCGGTTCTGGCTTCCGTTGACCGGCCGGTTGCCGTGGGCGGTGGCCGCCTTCCTCGACGACGCCTACCGGCGCGGTGTGTTGCGGCAGGCCGGTGCCGTCTACCAGTTCCGGCACGCCCGGTTGCACGACCACCTCGCTCGCGTCTTCGAGGAGCGCGACAACGCCTGA
- a CDS encoding acetoacetate decarboxylase family protein yields MSADYPDEPWRLAGEAFVSVWSVPSRELPRLRDVVTPLTVGGRAVVVTAWIDYTPPGQLSYHELLATVAVRHGWALAASITEIWVDSEASRAGGRALWGIPKELATFELDRTDALTASAATDEEWIATATFSPRGPAAVPARARFSVIQAGDGRPRVSPVRARLRPRLASATWTVNPDGPLGYLAGRRPLLNVQLTDARLLFGALPR; encoded by the coding sequence GTGAGCGCGGACTACCCGGACGAACCGTGGCGCCTGGCCGGCGAGGCGTTCGTGTCGGTGTGGTCGGTGCCGTCCCGGGAATTGCCGAGGCTGCGCGACGTCGTCACGCCCCTCACCGTCGGCGGGCGGGCCGTGGTGGTCACCGCGTGGATCGACTACACCCCGCCGGGTCAGTTGAGTTACCACGAGCTGCTCGCCACGGTGGCCGTGCGCCACGGCTGGGCGCTCGCGGCCAGCATCACCGAGATCTGGGTCGACAGCGAGGCCTCGCGGGCCGGAGGCCGCGCGCTGTGGGGAATCCCGAAGGAGCTCGCGACCTTCGAGCTCGACCGCACGGACGCGCTCACGGCCTCGGCCGCCACCGACGAGGAGTGGATCGCCACCGCCACCTTCTCGCCACGCGGCCCGGCCGCGGTCCCGGCACGGGCGCGGTTCTCCGTCATCCAGGCGGGCGACGGCCGTCCCCGGGTCAGTCCGGTCCGCGCACGCCTCCGCCCGCGCCTCGCGTCGGCGACGTGGACGGTGAACCCGGACGGCCCGCTCGGCTACCTCGCCGGGCGCCGCCCTCTGCTCAACGTCCAGCTCACCGACGCCCGCCTCCTGTTCGGGGCCTTGCCACGGTGA
- a CDS encoding enoyl-CoA hydratase-related protein: MTETRPTPPADYTQIAYAVADRIATITLDRPRARNGYTITMADELADAVGRADRDPEVRVVVLTGRGRDFCVGADLSEGGFDVDAETGADETWQEPAGRVSRRIFAADKPVIAVLQGAAVGAGLTITLAADYRLASTDARFGFVFTRRGIYPEGASVWFLPRLVGMGRALDWMISGRVFDAAEARRTGLVHSVHEPADLLPAAYALATELVTTTAPVSVAVTRRMLYRMSGVDSPGPVHRLDSRLIASVAHNPDAVEGVLSFLQKRPPEFGGVVPDDLPDFLPRHEEDDT, from the coding sequence ATGACGGAAACCAGGCCGACACCACCAGCCGACTACACGCAGATCGCGTACGCGGTCGCCGATCGCATCGCGACCATCACGCTCGACCGCCCGCGGGCCCGCAACGGCTACACGATCACCATGGCCGACGAGCTGGCCGACGCGGTCGGCAGGGCGGACCGCGACCCGGAGGTCCGCGTCGTCGTCCTCACCGGCCGGGGCCGGGACTTCTGTGTCGGCGCCGACCTGTCGGAAGGCGGTTTCGACGTCGACGCCGAGACCGGGGCCGACGAGACGTGGCAGGAGCCCGCCGGACGCGTGTCGCGCCGGATCTTCGCAGCCGACAAACCCGTGATCGCCGTGCTCCAGGGCGCCGCCGTCGGCGCGGGACTCACCATCACGCTCGCGGCCGACTACCGCCTCGCCTCCACCGACGCGCGGTTCGGCTTCGTGTTCACCCGCCGCGGCATCTACCCCGAGGGCGCGTCGGTGTGGTTCCTGCCCCGGCTCGTCGGCATGGGCCGCGCGCTCGACTGGATGATCAGTGGCCGGGTGTTCGACGCCGCCGAGGCGCGGCGGACGGGTCTCGTCCACAGCGTGCACGAACCCGCCGACCTGCTGCCCGCCGCCTACGCGCTGGCCACCGAACTCGTCACCACCACGGCGCCCGTGTCGGTGGCCGTGACCCGCCGGATGCTCTACCGCATGTCCGGAGTGGACTCTCCGGGGCCCGTGCACCGGCTCGATTCCCGGCTCATCGCGAGCGTGGCCCACAATCCGGACGCCGTCGAGGGAGTACTGTCGTTCCTGCAGAAACGCCCACCCGAGTTCGGCGGCGTCGTGCCCGACGACCTGCCGGACTTCCTGCCCCGACACGAGGAGGACGACACGTGA